From the genome of Geobacter sp. SVR, one region includes:
- a CDS encoding hydrogenase maturation protease, whose product MRETALQAERYGTASAFEGERFLEEMARPGRQEIEISGHLLRVGSRVRLRPRPGGDLLDAALCGRRAVIEGIDEDEDGTPHVAVIVEDDPGHDLGGARHPAHRFFFAPSELEPLAAGEESVPQRRVLVAGIGNIFLGDDGFGVAVAQHLLGRPLPAGIEVGDFGIRGMDLAYALGRGYQAAILVDAVPRGLLPGTLQVIEPGENQGDAAIPDGHRMDPLAVLNLARRLGQVPEHVLIVGCEPESISEDWSPASVMSLSAPAAAAVERAADMALELAAGLAAGKGPEAACE is encoded by the coding sequence ATGAGAGAAACGGCGCTGCAGGCGGAACGGTACGGTACAGCCTCCGCATTCGAAGGGGAGCGCTTTCTGGAGGAGATGGCCCGGCCGGGTCGTCAGGAGATCGAAATTTCCGGTCACCTCCTGCGGGTCGGCAGCCGGGTGCGCCTGCGGCCACGACCCGGCGGCGACCTGCTGGATGCGGCTCTGTGCGGACGGAGAGCGGTGATCGAGGGGATCGACGAGGATGAGGACGGCACCCCCCATGTGGCGGTGATCGTAGAGGATGATCCCGGCCATGACCTGGGTGGAGCGCGTCATCCCGCCCATCGCTTCTTCTTTGCTCCCTCCGAACTGGAGCCGCTGGCGGCAGGGGAGGAATCCGTGCCGCAGCGGCGGGTGCTGGTGGCCGGGATCGGCAATATCTTCCTGGGGGATGACGGCTTCGGCGTGGCAGTGGCGCAGCATCTGCTGGGACGGCCGCTGCCGGCCGGGATCGAGGTGGGGGATTTCGGCATCCGCGGCATGGACCTGGCCTATGCGCTGGGGCGGGGATACCAGGCCGCCATCCTGGTGGATGCGGTGCCCCGGGGGCTGCTCCCCGGCACGCTGCAGGTCATCGAGCCGGGGGAAAACCAAGGCGATGCCGCGATTCCGGACGGACACCGCATGGACCCGCTGGCGGTCCTGAACCTGGCCCGCAGGCTGGGGCAGGTGCCGGAGCATGTCCTGATCGTCGGCTGCGAGCCCGAATCGATCAGCGAGGACTGGAGCCCAGCTTCGGTAATGAGCCTCAGCGCGCCGGCTGCCGCCGCTGTGGAACGGGCCGCGGACATGGCACTGGAACTGGCCGCCGGGCTGGCTGCGGGGAAGGGGCCCGAGGCGGCATGCGAGTAA
- a CDS encoding aldo/keto reductase: MAHEMYMSRRELLAAGAALTVMSCLPQGLLAAVPRGEMPYRKLGRTGENVSLVGLGGSHIGKQSDEKESIAIIRTAIDNGVNFMDNCWDYNDGQSEIRMGKALRDGYRNRAFLMTKIDGRDSKTAARQIDESLRRLQTDRIDLMQVHEVIRMSDVDRSFAPGGCIEALTAARQAGKIRYIGFTGHKSPAIHLKMLKTAADRGFAFDTVQMPLNVMDAHYDSFEKQVLPVALKQNIGILGMKPMGSPYILESKTVTPVECLHYAMSLPTSVVITGCDSLPILEQALKAARQFRPLGEEQVAALLARTAKAASKGQFERYKTSQYFDGTHHHPEWLGPVGGQA; the protein is encoded by the coding sequence ATGGCACATGAAATGTACATGTCCCGGCGCGAGCTGCTGGCTGCCGGGGCTGCGCTCACGGTCATGTCCTGCCTGCCGCAGGGCTTGCTGGCTGCCGTACCGCGGGGAGAGATGCCCTATCGCAAACTGGGCCGTACCGGGGAGAATGTATCGCTGGTCGGTCTCGGCGGGTCGCATATCGGCAAGCAGTCCGACGAGAAGGAGAGCATCGCCATCATCCGCACTGCCATCGACAACGGCGTCAACTTCATGGACAACTGCTGGGATTACAACGACGGCCAGAGTGAAATCCGCATGGGCAAGGCTCTGCGGGACGGCTACCGCAACAGGGCCTTTCTGATGACCAAGATCGACGGGCGCGACAGCAAGACCGCTGCCCGGCAGATCGACGAATCCCTGCGGCGGCTGCAGACCGACCGGATCGACCTGATGCAGGTTCATGAAGTGATCCGCATGTCGGATGTGGACCGGAGTTTTGCCCCCGGCGGATGCATCGAAGCGCTGACGGCAGCCCGGCAGGCGGGCAAGATCCGCTATATCGGCTTTACCGGCCACAAAAGCCCGGCCATTCATCTCAAGATGCTTAAGACTGCGGCAGACCGGGGATTTGCTTTCGATACAGTTCAGATGCCGCTCAACGTCATGGATGCCCATTACGACAGTTTCGAGAAGCAGGTCCTGCCGGTGGCTCTGAAGCAGAACATCGGCATTCTCGGCATGAAGCCGATGGGATCGCCCTATATCCTGGAAAGCAAGACCGTGACGCCGGTGGAATGTCTGCACTACGCCATGAGCCTGCCGACCAGTGTGGTCATCACCGGCTGCGATTCGCTGCCGATCCTAGAGCAGGCGCTGAAGGCCGCGCGTCAGTTCCGTCCTCTGGGGGAAGAACAGGTGGCCGCTCTCCTGGCCCGTACCGCTAAGGCGGCAAGCAAGGGGCAGTTCGAGCGCTACAAGACCAGCCAGTATTTCGACGGCACTCATCATCACCCCGAATGGCTGGGACCGGTCGGTGGGCAGGCGTAA
- a CDS encoding YidB family protein — protein MGILDEITKKLGGHRQGEEGTNTQLLSGVMEMFSGSSGGLGGLLRMFQERGLGEIVSSWIGTGRNLPISPDQIREGFGSEKIQTLATRLGVPQEEITSRLSQHLPGFVDKLTPNGEIPEGGGLQKAVELLKSRFF, from the coding sequence ATGGGTATTCTTGACGAGATCACCAAAAAGCTGGGAGGCCACCGGCAGGGAGAAGAGGGGACAAATACACAGCTCTTGAGCGGGGTGATGGAAATGTTTTCCGGCAGCTCCGGAGGCTTGGGAGGATTGCTGCGGATGTTTCAGGAGAGGGGCTTGGGAGAGATCGTGTCTTCCTGGATCGGCACGGGCAGGAACCTGCCCATCTCGCCCGACCAAATCAGGGAGGGGTTCGGTTCGGAAAAGATACAGACTCTGGCCACGCGGCTGGGAGTTCCGCAGGAAGAGATAACCTCGCGCCTTTCCCAGCACCTGCCCGGGTTTGTGGACAAACTCACTCCCAATGGAGAAATCCCCGAAGGTGGAGGACTGCAGAAGGCGGTTGAACTGCTGAAGAGCAGGTTCTTCTGA
- a CDS encoding SRPBCC domain-containing protein gives MVAHATDTIGTAAATELVIVRQLDAPREAVWKAWTEPERVMRWWGPKNFATPFCTIDLRVGGTFLSCMRSPEGQDYWSTGTYREIVEPSLLVCTDSFADEQGTIVPAAQYGLTGEWPDELLVEVTLEERDGGTLMTLRHFGHPAGEMKEQCEAGWNESFDKLADLLAQGRGGQG, from the coding sequence ATGGTCGCACATGCAACGGATACAATCGGAACGGCAGCCGCAACGGAACTCGTGATCGTTCGTCAGCTGGATGCACCGCGGGAAGCAGTCTGGAAGGCGTGGACCGAGCCGGAGCGCGTGATGCGCTGGTGGGGACCGAAGAATTTCGCCACCCCCTTCTGTACGATCGATCTGCGGGTGGGAGGTACATTCCTCAGCTGCATGCGTTCACCGGAGGGGCAGGACTACTGGAGCACCGGCACCTACCGGGAAATCGTGGAACCGTCACTGCTGGTCTGCACCGACAGCTTTGCGGACGAGCAGGGCACTATCGTACCGGCCGCGCAGTACGGTCTGACCGGAGAATGGCCGGATGAGCTGCTGGTGGAGGTGACGCTGGAAGAACGGGATGGCGGGACCTTGATGACCCTGCGGCATTTCGGCCATCCGGCCGGGGAGATGAAGGAGCAGTGCGAGGCGGGTTGGAACGAGTCGTTCGACAAGTTGGCCGATCTGCTGGCGCAGGGAAGAGGCGGACAGGGATAA
- a CDS encoding DUF554 domain-containing protein, with amino-acid sequence MILTGTIANVATICAGALIGRYAGRFVPSRMRQTVMAGLGLTVLLIGLQLALKSRQPLIVIGSLILGGVLGELLQIEARLESFGRWLQGRFAGAGNIAEGFVAASLLYCVGAMAIMGALQDGFGGKPTILYAKAALDGVASVALASTLGIGVLFSALPVGLYQGSITLAAGSAKALLTEPVVLEMNAVGGLLIAAIGLDLIGLKRLPVGNMLPSVFVAVGLVWMFGLA; translated from the coding sequence GTGATTCTGACCGGAACCATCGCCAACGTTGCCACCATCTGCGCCGGCGCTTTGATCGGCCGCTATGCCGGCCGTTTTGTCCCCAGCAGGATGCGCCAGACGGTCATGGCCGGGCTGGGGTTGACGGTGCTGCTCATCGGCCTGCAGTTGGCGCTGAAAAGCCGGCAACCGCTGATTGTCATCGGCAGCCTGATCCTGGGCGGGGTCCTGGGTGAACTGCTGCAGATCGAGGCACGCCTTGAATCGTTCGGCAGATGGCTGCAGGGGCGCTTTGCCGGTGCGGGAAATATTGCGGAAGGGTTCGTGGCCGCCAGTCTGCTCTATTGCGTGGGGGCCATGGCGATCATGGGTGCGCTCCAGGACGGCTTCGGCGGCAAGCCGACCATCCTTTACGCCAAGGCCGCACTGGACGGTGTGGCCTCCGTTGCCCTGGCATCGACCCTGGGCATCGGGGTGCTCTTCTCCGCGCTGCCGGTAGGGCTGTACCAGGGCTCCATCACCCTTGCGGCAGGGTCGGCCAAGGCGCTGCTGACCGAACCGGTGGTGCTGGAAATGAATGCGGTCGGCGGGCTGCTGATCGCTGCCATCGGCCTGGATCTGATCGGGCTGAAACGCCTGCCGGTGGGCAACATGCTGCCGTCGGTCTTTGTGGCGGTGGGGCTGGTCTGGATGTTCGGGCTGGCGTGA
- a CDS encoding inorganic diphosphatase: MTNGPKRSPSAFPDTYDPATGDLNVVVETPQGSRNKYTYDGELGMFRLGSLLPLGTVFPFDFGFLPGTLGGDGDPVDVLLLMDEAAFPGCLVPARLVGVIEAEQVEQGRTERNDRLIAVASASRTHGSVRSLDDLNASLLKEIESFFMYYNGLKGKEFRILGMYGPERAQLTVEEAIEQYSTV, encoded by the coding sequence ATGACAAACGGTCCGAAGCGCAGCCCTTCGGCTTTCCCCGACACGTATGACCCGGCCACGGGCGATCTGAATGTCGTGGTCGAAACGCCGCAAGGGAGCCGGAACAAGTATACCTATGACGGGGAGCTGGGCATGTTTCGCCTGGGCTCCCTGTTGCCGCTCGGGACGGTTTTTCCGTTCGACTTCGGCTTTCTGCCCGGCACTCTCGGAGGGGATGGCGATCCGGTCGATGTGCTGCTGCTGATGGATGAGGCGGCATTTCCGGGATGCCTGGTGCCGGCGCGCCTGGTGGGGGTGATCGAAGCGGAGCAGGTCGAGCAGGGCCGGACGGAGCGCAATGACCGGCTGATTGCGGTGGCATCGGCCTCCCGGACGCACGGCAGCGTCCGCTCCCTGGATGACCTGAACGCCAGCCTGCTGAAGGAGATCGAGTCCTTTTTCATGTACTACAACGGTCTCAAGGGCAAGGAGTTCCGCATCCTGGGAATGTACGGGCCGGAAAGGGCGCAACTGACTGTGGAGGAGGCTATCGAGCAATACAGTACGGTCTGA
- a CDS encoding glycosyltransferase family 4 protein, translated as MRIAQVSPLHERVPPLLYGGTERIVSYLTEELVRQGHDVTLFASGDSITTARLVPCSRNSLRMDESCIDPIPHHLLMLERVFRMAGQFDIIHFHIDYFHFSMSRRHHLPHVTTLHGRLNIPDLVPLYQEYSEVPVISISDSQRAPLPWLNWLGTVHHGLPKDLLSFNPKGGDYLAFLGRISPEKGVDAAIEIARQSGIPLKIAAKIDKANHDYYENMVKPRIDGHLVEYLGEIGEKEKPDFLGNALALIFPIDWEEPFGLVMIESMACGTPVIAFARGSVPEVIRDGVSGFLANDVQEAVQAAKSAASLSRQSCRSYFEKNFSASRMAEDYLAVYRRLVSDANRPPARCMEKVSATEPQRQYMAGRLRSLCN; from the coding sequence GTGAGAATAGCCCAGGTTTCACCATTGCATGAACGGGTCCCTCCGCTTCTGTACGGAGGCACCGAACGAATCGTTTCATATCTGACCGAGGAACTCGTGCGGCAGGGGCACGATGTGACGCTGTTCGCCAGCGGCGATTCGATTACCACGGCCAGGCTGGTCCCCTGCAGCAGGAATTCCCTGCGGATGGATGAAAGCTGCATCGATCCGATCCCCCATCACCTGCTGATGCTGGAGCGGGTCTTCCGCATGGCCGGCCAATTCGACATCATCCATTTTCATATCGATTATTTTCATTTTTCCATGTCGCGACGCCACCATCTGCCCCATGTGACCACGCTGCACGGGCGTCTCAACATTCCAGACCTTGTGCCGCTCTATCAGGAGTACTCCGAGGTGCCGGTGATATCCATCTCCGATTCGCAGCGTGCCCCACTTCCTTGGCTGAACTGGCTGGGAACGGTCCACCATGGTCTGCCGAAGGATCTGCTGTCCTTCAACCCGAAGGGAGGAGATTACCTGGCCTTTCTCGGCCGGATTTCTCCGGAAAAAGGGGTCGACGCCGCGATAGAGATCGCCCGCCAAAGCGGTATCCCATTGAAGATCGCGGCCAAGATCGACAAGGCCAATCACGATTACTACGAGAATATGGTAAAACCGCGGATCGACGGGCATCTGGTTGAGTACCTGGGGGAGATCGGCGAGAAGGAAAAGCCGGACTTTCTGGGCAACGCACTGGCGTTGATCTTCCCGATCGACTGGGAAGAGCCGTTCGGCCTGGTAATGATCGAGTCCATGGCATGCGGTACGCCGGTGATCGCCTTTGCCCGCGGCTCGGTGCCGGAGGTCATTCGGGACGGCGTTTCCGGTTTTCTGGCCAATGACGTCCAGGAGGCGGTCCAGGCGGCGAAATCTGCCGCCTCCCTCAGCCGGCAGAGCTGCCGGAGCTATTTCGAGAAAAACTTCTCCGCCTCGCGAATGGCCGAGGATTACCTGGCAGTCTACAGGCGGCTGGTTTCCGACGCGAACCGGCCGCCGGCCAGATGCATGGAAAAAGTATCAGCCACAGAGCCACAGCGGCAATACATGGCCGGCAGACTCAGGAGCTTGTGCAATTAG
- a CDS encoding hydrogenase expression protein HypE, which translates to MEHKTKSGIDELHILWISEGMSCDGDSVSLTAATLPTIEQILLGLIPGLPTVHLHNKVLSKATGDDLVAPFHAAAKGELGPFVFVVEGSIPNEEINGEGYFSSFGYDHETGQPITLNDWIDRLAPRALAVVAAGTCAAYGGVHAMAGNPTGCMGLADYLGWGFRSVAGIPIVNVPGCPIQPDNFAETLLWLLNQVAGVNPMIPLDDKLRPTWLFGKTVHEGCDRGGYYEQGDFALDYNSPKCQVKVGCWGPVVNCNVPKRGWMDGVGGCPNVGGICIGCTMPGFPDKFMPFMDAPPGGTLSSDFTHNLYGPTIRQLRSITNRTVNKEPRWRHRGTELNTGCDPRLGTGNGKGGPRGTD; encoded by the coding sequence ATGGAGCACAAGACGAAGAGTGGCATCGACGAACTCCACATCCTGTGGATCTCGGAGGGCATGAGCTGCGACGGGGATTCCGTTTCCCTGACCGCAGCCACGCTCCCCACCATCGAGCAGATCCTGCTCGGACTGATACCGGGACTTCCCACGGTGCACCTGCACAACAAGGTGCTGTCCAAGGCTACCGGCGACGATCTGGTCGCCCCATTTCATGCCGCCGCCAAAGGCGAACTGGGACCGTTCGTTTTCGTGGTGGAGGGCTCGATTCCCAACGAGGAGATCAATGGCGAAGGCTATTTCAGCTCCTTCGGCTACGATCACGAAACCGGCCAGCCGATCACGCTCAACGACTGGATCGACCGGTTGGCGCCCCGGGCACTGGCGGTGGTGGCGGCCGGTACCTGCGCTGCCTATGGCGGTGTCCATGCCATGGCCGGCAATCCGACCGGCTGCATGGGGCTGGCCGATTACCTGGGCTGGGGCTTCCGTTCCGTGGCCGGCATCCCGATTGTCAACGTGCCGGGCTGCCCGATCCAGCCGGACAACTTCGCCGAGACGCTGCTGTGGCTGTTGAACCAGGTGGCGGGCGTCAACCCGATGATTCCGCTGGACGACAAGCTGCGGCCGACCTGGCTGTTCGGCAAGACCGTGCACGAGGGGTGCGACCGCGGCGGTTACTACGAGCAGGGGGATTTCGCCCTGGACTACAACTCCCCCAAGTGCCAGGTCAAGGTCGGCTGCTGGGGACCGGTGGTCAACTGCAACGTGCCCAAGCGGGGCTGGATGGACGGCGTAGGCGGCTGCCCCAATGTGGGGGGTATCTGCATCGGCTGCACCATGCCCGGTTTCCCGGACAAGTTCATGCCGTTCATGGATGCTCCGCCGGGAGGCACCCTGTCGTCCGACTTCACCCACAACCTTTACGGGCCGACCATTCGGCAGCTGCGGTCCATCACCAACCGCACGGTCAACAAGGAGCCCCGCTGGCGCCATCGCGGGACAGAACTCAATACCGGCTGCGACCCGCGGCTCGGCACCGGCAACGGCAAAGGAGGCCCACGTGGAACGGATTAA
- a CDS encoding lipase family protein, with translation MLRFATMPAALRTAVVAVALLVAGCNSDSSTQPSGSSGVKIEPAALAASITAGLQQSLARELAGWDWSSFVGSFGSLLTGARFSLQMQKVTYQSTGANGVARTLTGLLILPVAADGSKPAVPLLMFQHGSETFRQFSPSQFLAHLDRPTDYPEVMVAAAIATNGYAVAMADYEGMGDNTDPQPYVVGTALAVQVIDMLKASRDIMAGSDSSSTWNSQLFLLGYSEGGYVTMTTTRELQQNHAGEFTVTASAPLAGPYDLSGVMRGVILADTPYKNPFFLPFVLTGYTYAYAGRTALFSPPQSMKPPFDTTLPPLFTGTTTSDVINEAMGMSYNPVHLIVPKSILTQQFIDQLSNTASTVVGILAENDAYRGWAPNTPMRLIHHPDDELVPFANSQVAFNAFSTAGAKKFVSLVPETVAIGVSDDPVHTVHFGAAFPALSDGWKFLDGFKK, from the coding sequence ATGCTTCGATTCGCCACCATGCCCGCCGCGCTTCGCACGGCTGTCGTCGCCGTTGCCCTGCTCGTGGCGGGATGCAATTCCGATTCATCGACACAACCGTCCGGCTCTTCCGGCGTCAAAATCGAGCCTGCCGCCCTTGCCGCCAGCATAACGGCCGGTCTGCAGCAGTCCCTTGCCCGGGAATTGGCCGGCTGGGATTGGAGCAGCTTTGTCGGCAGTTTCGGTTCGCTGCTGACCGGGGCCAGGTTCTCGCTGCAGATGCAGAAGGTGACCTATCAATCCACCGGAGCCAATGGAGTTGCCCGGACGCTGACTGGGCTTCTGATCCTGCCGGTGGCGGCCGATGGGAGCAAGCCGGCTGTTCCGTTGCTGATGTTTCAGCATGGCAGTGAAACCTTTCGGCAGTTCTCCCCATCGCAGTTCCTGGCTCATCTCGACCGGCCGACCGATTACCCGGAAGTGATGGTGGCGGCAGCCATCGCCACTAACGGATATGCCGTTGCCATGGCAGACTACGAGGGCATGGGAGACAATACCGACCCACAGCCATACGTAGTGGGGACTGCGCTGGCCGTGCAGGTGATCGACATGCTCAAGGCCAGCCGCGACATCATGGCCGGCAGCGATTCCAGCAGTACCTGGAACAGCCAGCTCTTTCTGCTGGGCTACTCCGAAGGGGGCTACGTCACCATGACGACGACCCGGGAGTTGCAGCAGAACCATGCCGGTGAGTTCACCGTCACCGCCTCGGCCCCTCTGGCTGGGCCCTACGATTTGTCCGGTGTTATGCGCGGGGTGATACTGGCCGACACACCCTATAAGAACCCCTTCTTCCTCCCCTTCGTGCTCACCGGCTATACCTATGCCTATGCAGGCAGGACCGCGCTCTTCAGTCCGCCCCAGTCCATGAAACCCCCATTCGATACGACCCTGCCGCCGCTGTTTACCGGCACGACAACCTCGGACGTGATCAACGAGGCGATGGGCATGAGTTACAACCCGGTGCACCTGATCGTGCCGAAAAGTATCCTGACGCAGCAGTTCATCGATCAGCTCTCCAATACCGCCTCCACGGTGGTCGGCATTCTGGCGGAAAACGACGCCTACCGCGGCTGGGCACCCAATACGCCGATGCGCCTGATTCATCATCCCGATGATGAACTGGTGCCCTTTGCCAATTCCCAGGTGGCATTCAATGCATTCAGCACTGCCGGGGCCAAGAAATTCGTCTCCCTGGTGCCGGAGACCGTCGCCATCGGCGTTTCCGACGATCCGGTGCACACCGTGCATTTTGGCGCCGCTTTTCCCGCCCTGAGCGATGGCTGGAAGTTTCTCGACGGGTTCAAGAAATGA
- a CDS encoding sugar O-acetyltransferase, which translates to MKTEKEKMLAGELYDPLEPQLCRERDRCRDLCLLLNATRESQKEERKRLLAELFGKETDVWIQPPFFCDYGTNITLGTKVLFNFNCVVLDCTSVTIGNNVLFAPSVQIYTAIHPIAAAERRMWLESAQPITIGSDVWVGGGAIICPGVTIGDRTVIGAGSVVTRDVPSDVMVAGNPARVVRELLPEPAERA; encoded by the coding sequence ATGAAAACCGAAAAGGAGAAGATGCTTGCCGGCGAGCTTTACGATCCGCTGGAGCCACAACTTTGCAGAGAGCGTGACCGTTGTCGCGACTTATGCCTGCTGCTCAATGCCACTCGTGAGAGCCAAAAGGAGGAACGGAAGCGCCTGCTTGCCGAGCTTTTCGGAAAAGAGACGGACGTCTGGATTCAGCCGCCTTTTTTCTGCGACTACGGCACGAACATCACGCTTGGGACAAAGGTGCTCTTCAACTTCAACTGTGTGGTGCTCGACTGCACGAGCGTGACCATTGGCAACAACGTCCTCTTTGCTCCCTCGGTGCAAATCTACACGGCAATCCACCCAATAGCTGCCGCAGAGCGACGAATGTGGCTGGAATCTGCACAACCGATCACTATTGGCTCTGATGTATGGGTGGGTGGCGGTGCAATCATCTGCCCCGGAGTCACCATTGGAGATCGAACTGTGATCGGCGCGGGCAGTGTCGTCACTCGCGATGTGCCTTCCGATGTGATGGTTGCAGGGAATCCCGCCCGCGTGGTTCGAGAGCTGTTGCCGGAACCCGCAGAAAGAGCCTGA
- a CDS encoding nickel-dependent hydrogenase large subunit has protein sequence MNWDPISRIIGNLGVYTKIDFKNRQIAECKVTSSLFRGYSVFLRGKDPRDAHFITSRICGICGDNHATCSVYAQNMAYGIKPPPLAEWMVNLGEAAEFMFDHTLFQDNLVFVDFCEQMVKETNPALLAKAEQTAAPNAQLHGLRTIADIMRAFNPFEGSLYKEALQMGRLTREMCCLMEGRHVHPSTLYPGGVGTVATPQVFTDYQVRLLGLLDFVKKAVPLNDDLFNFFYEALPGYEEVGRRRVQLACWGAFQDPAVCDYRYATMKDWGRAMFVTPGVVLDGKLLTNDLVDINLGMRILLGSSFYDDWAEEATLVSHDPLGNPVDQRHPWNQTTLPHPQKRNFDDGNYSWVMSPRWQDPQSGQLLPLETGGGPLARLWATALAGLVDTPYVKATGGSIRIQLPRSANLPETEFEWKVPQWCNTIERDRARIYFVAYAAGMALFFLEQAMQEIRAGNTRTFTDFAVPDEGLGVGFHEAVRGVLSHHLVIRNGTIANYHPYPPTCWNASPTDSAGTPGPMEEAVMNTPIFEENGRDGFKGIDIMRTVRSFDPCLPCGVHMYLGDGRVLKESHVPAMGMVGRAKKKG, from the coding sequence ATGAACTGGGACCCGATCTCCCGGATCATCGGCAACCTGGGGGTCTACACCAAGATCGATTTCAAGAACCGGCAGATCGCCGAATGCAAGGTCACCTCCTCCCTGTTCCGGGGCTACAGCGTTTTTCTCAGGGGCAAGGACCCGCGCGACGCACACTTCATCACCAGCCGCATCTGCGGCATCTGCGGGGACAACCACGCCACCTGCTCGGTCTATGCCCAGAACATGGCCTACGGCATCAAGCCTCCGCCTCTGGCGGAGTGGATGGTGAACCTGGGGGAGGCGGCAGAATTCATGTTCGACCACACCCTGTTCCAGGACAATCTGGTGTTCGTGGATTTCTGCGAGCAGATGGTGAAGGAGACCAACCCCGCCCTGCTGGCGAAAGCCGAACAGACCGCCGCTCCCAACGCGCAGCTGCACGGTCTGCGCACCATCGCCGACATCATGCGCGCCTTCAATCCCTTCGAGGGCAGCCTCTACAAGGAGGCCCTGCAGATGGGGCGCCTGACCCGGGAGATGTGCTGCCTGATGGAAGGGCGCCACGTGCATCCCTCCACGCTCTATCCCGGCGGGGTCGGCACGGTTGCCACGCCTCAGGTCTTCACCGACTATCAGGTCCGGCTGCTCGGCCTGCTGGACTTTGTCAAGAAGGCGGTGCCGCTCAACGACGACCTGTTCAACTTCTTCTACGAGGCCCTGCCCGGCTACGAGGAGGTGGGACGGCGCCGGGTGCAGCTGGCCTGCTGGGGGGCTTTCCAGGACCCGGCGGTCTGCGACTACCGCTACGCCACCATGAAGGACTGGGGCCGCGCCATGTTCGTCACCCCCGGCGTGGTTTTAGACGGCAAACTCCTGACCAACGATCTGGTGGATATCAATCTCGGCATGCGCATTCTGCTGGGCAGCTCGTTCTACGACGACTGGGCCGAGGAAGCGACCCTGGTCTCCCACGATCCGCTCGGCAACCCGGTCGATCAGCGCCACCCCTGGAACCAGACCACCCTGCCGCATCCCCAGAAGCGGAACTTCGACGACGGAAACTACAGCTGGGTCATGAGCCCGCGCTGGCAGGACCCGCAGTCGGGGCAACTGCTGCCGCTGGAAACCGGCGGCGGTCCGCTGGCGCGGCTGTGGGCCACGGCCCTGGCCGGTCTGGTGGATACCCCCTATGTCAAGGCCACCGGCGGCAGCATACGCATCCAACTGCCCAGGAGCGCCAACCTGCCGGAGACCGAGTTCGAGTGGAAGGTGCCGCAGTGGTGCAACACCATCGAGCGCGACCGTGCCCGCATCTACTTCGTGGCCTATGCGGCGGGCATGGCGCTGTTCTTCCTGGAACAGGCCATGCAGGAGATCCGGGCCGGCAATACCCGGACCTTCACCGACTTCGCCGTGCCGGACGAAGGGCTGGGGGTCGGATTCCACGAGGCGGTGCGCGGGGTTCTGTCGCACCACCTGGTGATCCGCAACGGCACGATCGCCAACTATCATCCCTATCCCCCCACCTGCTGGAACGCCAGCCCGACCGACAGCGCCGGCACGCCCGGCCCGATGGAAGAGGCGGTGATGAATACGCCGATCTTCGAGGAGAACGGCCGGGATGGCTTCAAGGGAATCGACATCATGCGCACGGTGCGCAGCTTCGACCCTTGCCTGCCCTGCGGCGTGCATATGTACCTGGGGGATGGGCGCGTGTTGAAGGAGTCGCATGTACCGGCCATGGGGATGGTGGGGCGGGCGAAGAAAAAGGGTTAA